The Alphaproteobacteria bacterium genome includes the window CTCGCCAAACTCTATGTCCATGAATCCCTCATGTGAAAAATGCCATATTTTCTTGAACGGAATTGCCACCGTTGCGGCGCCATCAATCTAGCGGAATATCCATCCAAGTCAAAAAGGCATCCGCAGGCCGATCGTCGGAGCAGCGCGATGAGCCGCAACCTACCATTTACTGATTGTGTCGGTGATGGTTTTGACGGGGACCGAATAGCTGATGCCGACGAGTTCGGTGCCTGGATTGATACTTTGCCCCAACGCCTTGCCGTTCGACATATGATGGAAGGTGAGGCCAATTCGCGAATCGTCGTCAAAGCGATACTGAAAGTCGAAACCGGAGCGGCCGAGGAGTGGCGGGCTGCCGAGATTCTTTCCGTTCCCTTTGTCGTAGCCGACGAGGGCGAAGCTTGGCGTTATGATGATCCGACGCCCCCAATACGTGTCGAGCCGGACGCCGACATAGCCCCAAAAACTGCCGTCCGCGGTTCCAGCGATGCCGCCGAACGGCTTTAGTTTCCAAAGGAAAAAACCGGAGCGATACTCAGCGTCGAAGTACGCCGATTCGTTTTCGGCGCGCACGGGATCGAAGGCCCCCCCTTCGACCGCCACGAAGTCCGGCTCGTCATGATCGGGCGTGTCGACGAAAAGCGACTCGATGACGACCAAGCCGCTCGCGATCGCGATCGCAGTGACGACGTCATCGGCCCGGGCCGCCGTCACCGTTGCGCCCGCGATCAGGAAGGCGACAGCGCAGCAGAATACGGTGAGGCGATGCGCCATTTTCGGAGGGTCCCAGTTCGGTCAGGCCGTAGAATTGCTTAGGCATCTTAGCGAAACGCAAGCTAAGGGCAATCGTTTTTGGCTGGCCGGCTGTACCATGGCGCTTGAGCCTTTTTGGTTTGCCTGCTAAGACCCCGCATCATGTCTCGCCGTGCGTTCGCGGTCTTCGCGATCCTCGTTACTCTAATATGCGGTGCCGCGTTGCTTGCGTGGGCCGATGGCATCGACAAATGGTTCGCCAACCTGTTCTACGATCCCGCGCAAGGCTTCGGAGCCGGCTTTTCCTCCCTTTTGGCGACACTGAGGATTAGCACTCGGCTCTCGGCATATGGCGTGGGCGCCTTCCTGATTTTTGGATTTGCATGGCGAGTACTGCTCGGCCGCGCGTTCTTCGCGCTCAGCCGTGCCGGCGTGATCTATCTCATGGCGGTTTTCATTCTCGGGCCAGGTCTTCTCGTGAATAGCATCCTCAAGGAAGACTGGGGCCGCGCGCGTCCCTCGCAAATTGTCGAGTTCGGCGGCGAGAAGCATTACACGCCTCCGCTCGAGATCGCGGATCAATGCCAGCATAACTGTTCATTCGTGTCCGGCGAGGCTTCGCTCGGTTTCGCATTCAGCGCCTTCGGTTTTGTCGCAACCGATCCCCGCCGACGCCGCCTCGGCCTGGCGGCGGGCATCGTTCTCGGGAGCGCTTTCGGATTTTTGCGTATCGCGCAGGGTGGGCATTTTCTCTCCGATGTGTATTTCGCAGGCGTGTTCATCTTTGCCTTGGCGTGGGCGCTTCATCGTATCCTCATCGGCAGCCGACTACTCGATGCGCTCGGACTCTGGCGCTCCGAGCACCTGCCGAACGGGAGGGCATAATCGATGCGCGCGCGCGATTATGTGCTCCTCCTTCTCCTTTGCGCGGCACTGTTCGCGCCCGGCCTTGCCCACGTGCCTCCGCTCGATCGGGACGAACCTCGGTTTGCCCAGGCCTCGCGCCAGATGGTCGAAAGCGGCGATTTCATCGATATACGCTTTCAGGGTGAGGCGCGCCTTAAGAAGCCTGTCGGCATCTATTGGCTCCAAGCGGCGAGCGCCGCGATATTCTCCGCGCCGGACGCGGATGGGATCTGGCCATACCGGCTGCCATCCACGCTTGGGGCCACGATTGCCGTTTTGCTGACCGCGACACTCGGTGCGCGTCTTTTCGGACGGGCGACCGGCATTGGCGCCGCCATCCTGCTGGCGGTCTCTGCGGTACTGAGTGCGGAGGCCCGAATTGCCAAGACCGACGCGGCCCTCCTCGCGTGCGTTGTCGCCGCTCAGTTGGCGCTCGCGACGGTGTTTCTCGAGCGCGACCGGTCGGATTTGCCCGGGCCTGGAAATGCGATCCTCTTTTGGGCGGCACTGGGCGCCGGCATCCTCATCAAAGGTCCGATCATCCTGATGGTGAGCGGCCTTACGTGCCTCGGCCTCGCCCTATGGGAGCGCGATGCGCGCTGGCTCCGGCGCCTGAGACCGTGGCCTCTTGCCTTGCTAACGATCCTTGCCGTTGCACCTTGGCTTGTCGGAATTATGCTCAAGACCAAGGGCGCCTTTTTCGCCGAGGCCATTGAGCACGACCTCCTCGGCAAGATTACCGGCGCGCAGGAGTCGCACGGCGCGCCGCCCGGCTTTTTCCTGGTGACATTCTGGGGAACATTCTGGCCC containing:
- a CDS encoding glycosyltransferase family 39 protein, producing MRARDYVLLLLLCAALFAPGLAHVPPLDRDEPRFAQASRQMVESGDFIDIRFQGEARLKKPVGIYWLQAASAAIFSAPDADGIWPYRLPSTLGATIAVLLTATLGARLFGRATGIGAAILLAVSAVLSAEARIAKTDAALLACVVAAQLALATVFLERDRSDLPGPGNAILFWAALGAGILIKGPIILMVSGLTCLGLALWERDARWLRRLRPWPLALLTILAVAPWLVGIMLKTKGAFFAEAIEHDLLGKITGAQESHGAPPGFFLVTFWGTFWPGTLVAALAIPWVWQRRHDDAVRFCLAWFVPSWLAFEIVPTKLVHYILPLIPAIALLAARAALEPFPRYNSRVGRIFVGVTVGGWLLIAGAMTAGLPLAPAIVEHRFDAVALAIGVATLLAFLAALFFFRTGRRPAAAQCLVVGCVILYATVYDRVIPELDTLWISARVANAVHAAERCPKTTLTSVGFAEPSLVFALGADTSFGDSRAAAQAIAENRCAMALVDAPSLNAFRAELAETGKQAHEVATIDGINLAQGKSVALTLFEAAGQS
- a CDS encoding phosphatase PAP2 family protein, whose protein sequence is MSRRAFAVFAILVTLICGAALLAWADGIDKWFANLFYDPAQGFGAGFSSLLATLRISTRLSAYGVGAFLIFGFAWRVLLGRAFFALSRAGVIYLMAVFILGPGLLVNSILKEDWGRARPSQIVEFGGEKHYTPPLEIADQCQHNCSFVSGEASLGFAFSAFGFVATDPRRRRLGLAAGIVLGSAFGFLRIAQGGHFLSDVYFAGVFIFALAWALHRILIGSRLLDALGLWRSEHLPNGRA
- a CDS encoding acyloxyacyl hydrolase, producing the protein MAHRLTVFCCAVAFLIAGATVTAARADDVVTAIAIASGLVVIESLFVDTPDHDEPDFVAVEGGAFDPVRAENESAYFDAEYRSGFFLWKLKPFGGIAGTADGSFWGYVGVRLDTYWGRRIIITPSFALVGYDKGNGKNLGSPPLLGRSGFDFQYRFDDDSRIGLTFHHMSNGKALGQSINPGTELVGISYSVPVKTITDTISKW